A single window of Nicotiana sylvestris chromosome 5, ASM39365v2, whole genome shotgun sequence DNA harbors:
- the LOC104219905 gene encoding serine carboxypeptidase-like, whose product MNMGGTRYQTLSMWTNLQVLALVTVLTDMTSVTVKQVLATTCMTSYRLSFEEHPELVKNDFYITGESYAGHYIPAFAARVHKGNKAKEGLHINLKGFAIGNGLTDPKIQYAAYTDYALDMGLVSKSDHDRINKILPVCEVAINLCGTDGKISCLAAYFVCNSIFSAVRARAGADINHYDIRKKCVGALCYDFSNMEKLLNMHSVKQALGVEDIEFFSCSTTVYQAMLVDWMRNLEAGIPTLLEDGIKLLVYAGEYDLICNWLGNSRWVQAMEWSGQKEFVASPDVPFEVDSAEAGLLKSHGPLSFLKVHDAGHMVPMDQPKAALEMLKRWIGGTLSQQTTETEDLVASI is encoded by the exons ATGAATATGGGTGGGACAAG GTATCAAACCTTATCTATGTGGACCAACCTACAGGTACTGGCTTTAGTTACAGTTCTGACAGACATGACATCCGTCACAGTGAAGCAGGTGTTAGCGACGACTTGTATGACTTCCTACAG GCTTTCTTTTGAAGAGCATCCTGAGCTTGTGAAGAATGACTTCTACATAACCGGAGAATCTTATGCTGGGCACTATATTCCTGCTTTTGCTGCTAGAGTACACAAGGGAAACAAGGCTAAAGAAGGATTACATATAAACTTAAAG GGTTTTGCCATTGGGAATGGGCTTACGGATCCCAAAATACAATACGCTGCGTATACTGACTATGCATTGGACATGGGATTAGTTTCGAAGTCTGATCATGATCGTATCAACAAAATACTTCCAGTTTGTGAAGTTGCAATAAACCTTTGTG GTACTGATGGGAAAATCTCTTGCTTGGCTGCCTATTTTGTTTGCAATTCTATATTCTCTGCTGTTCGTGCACGTGCTGGGGCTGACATCAAT CATTATGACATCAGAAAGAAATGCGTCGGAGCACTCTGCTATGACTTCTCAAACATGGAGAAATTGCTGAATATGCATTCTGTTAAGCAGGCTCTTGGAGTTGAGGATATAGAGTTTTTCTCATGCAGTACTACTGTGTACCAGGCCATGCTTGTTGATTGGATGAGAAATCTTGAGGCTGGCATTCCAACCTTGCTTGAGGATGGAATAAAGTTGCTTGTCTATGCTGGAGAATATGATCTTATTTGCAACTGGCTTG GTAACTCAAGATGGGTTCAGGCTATGGAATGGAGTGGTCAGAAAGAGTTTGTAGCATCTCCCGATGTCCCTTTTGAAGTTGACAGTGCTGAAGCTGGGTTGTTGAAAAGCCACGGGCCTCTGAGTTTCCTTAAG GTTCACGATGCTGGACACATGGTTCCAATGGATCAACCTAAAGCTGCCTTAGAGATGCTGAAGAGATGGATTGGAGGCACCCTTTCTCAGCAGACGACTGAGACCGAAGACTTGGTTGCTTCAATATGA
- the LOC104224936 gene encoding serine carboxypeptidase-like → MAQMKLSLSVSLFLTLLLLSPSSFAKVSISSKLASKQAEKLIHELNLFPKESDNIVDRDPFPTAASRIVEKRFSFPNLANSSIISFEDLGHHAGYYKIKHSHAARLFYFFFESQGSKDDPVVIWLSGGPGCSSELALFYENGPFSIANNLSLVLNEYGWDKVSNLIYVDQPTGTGFSYSSDRHDIRHSEAGVSDDLYDFLQAFFEEHPELVKNDFYITGESYAGHYIPAFAARVHKGNKAKEGLHINLKGFAIGNGLTDPKIQYAAYTDYALDMGLISKSDHDRINKILPVCEVAINLCGTDGKISCLAAYFVCNSIFSAVRARAGADINHYDIRKKCVGALCYDFSNMEKLLNMHSVKQALGVEDIEFVSCSTTVYQAMLVDWMRNLEAGIPTLLEDGIKLLVYAGEYDLICNWLGNSRWVQAMEWSGQKEFVASPDVPFEVDSAEAGLLKSHGPLSFLKVHDAGHMVPMDQPKAALEMLKRWIGGTLSQQTTETEDLVASI, encoded by the exons ATGGCGCAAATGAAGCTTTCACTTTCGGTTTCGCTTTTTctcactcttcttcttctttctccttcttcattCGCGAAGGTTTCAATATCTTCGAAGTTAGCATCGAAGCAAGCTGAGAAGTTGATACACGAGCTCAATTTGTTCCCAAAAGAATCCGATAATATCGTCGATCGGGATCCATTTCCCACCGCTGCTTCTAGAATCGTCGAGAAGCGATTCTCGTTCCCTAATTTGGCGAATTCTAGTATAATATCCTTTGAAGATTTGGGGCATCATGCCGGTTATTATAAGATTAAGCATTCTCATGCTGCTAG GTTGTTCTATTTCTTCTTTGAATCACAAGGCAGTAAGGACGATCCTGTTGTCATCTGGTTGAGCGGAGGACCTGGTTGCAGCAGTGAGTTGGCCCTTTTCTATGAAAATGGACCTTTCTCAATTGCAAATAATTTGTCACTTGTGCTGAATGAATATGGGTGGGACAAG GTATCAAACCTTATCTATGTGGACCAACCTACAGGTACTGGCTTTAGTTACAGTTCTGACAGACATGACATCCGTCACAGTGAAGCAGGTGTTAGCGACGACTTGTATGACTTCCTACAG GCTTTCTTTGAAGAGCATCCTGAGCTTGTGAAGAATGACTTCTACATAACCGGAGAATCTTATGCTGGGCACTATATTCCTGCTTTTGCTGCTAGAGTACACAAGGGAAACAAGGCTAAAGAAGGATTACATATAAACTTAAAG GGTTTTGCCATTGGGAATGGGCTTACGGATCCCAAAATACAATACGCTGCGTATACTGACTATGCATTGGACATGGGATTAATTTCGAAGTCTGATCATGATCGTATCAACAAAATACTTCCAGTTTGTGAAGTTGCAATAAACCTTTGTG GTACTGATGGGAAAATCTCTTGCTTGGCTGCCTATTTTGTTTGCAATTCTATATTCTCTGCTGTTCGTGCACGTGCTGGGGCTGACATCAAT CATTATGACATCAGAAAGAAATGCGTCGGAGCACTCTGCTATGACTTCTCAAACATGGAGAAATTGCTGAATATGCATTCTGTTAAGCAGGCTCTTGGAGTTGAGGATATAGAGTTTGTCTCATGCAGTACTACTGTGTACCAGGCCATGCTTGTTGATTGGATGAGAAATCTTGAGGCTGGCATTCCAACCTTGCTTGAGGATGGAATAAAGTTGCTTGTCTATGCTGGAGAATATGATCTTATTTGCAACTGGCTTG GTAACTCAAGATGGGTTCAGGCTATGGAATGGAGTGGTCAGAAAGAGTTTGTAGCATCTCCCGATGTCCCTTTTGAAGTTGACAGTGCTGAAGCTGGGTTGTTGAAAAGCCACGGGCCTCTGAGTTTCCTGAAG GTTCACGATGCTGGACACATGGTTCCAATGGATCAACCTAAAGCTGCCTTAGAGATGCTGAAGAGATGGATTGGAGGCACCCTTTCTCAGCAGACGACTGAGACCGAAGACTTGGTTGCTTCAATATGA
- the LOC104224935 gene encoding uncharacterized protein, which yields MEVDTGNSCYIEKLPVERYTSTRETKKPPENNKSPPVFVNHAAIAWHENRRKWVGDLSMRSERVPKDPIISWSTTYEDLLSTTEPFSEPIPLTEMVDFLVDIWHDEGLFD from the exons ATGGAAGTAGATACTGGAAATTCATGTTATATTGAGAAGCTGCCCGTAGAAAGATATACATCTACAAGAGAGACAAAGAAGCCTCCAGAAAATAACAAAAGCCCTCCTGTATTTGTCAATCACG CTGCTATTGCATGGCACGAGAACAGAAGAAAATGGGTTGGAGATCTATCAATGAGGTCAGAACGGGTGCCCAAGGATCCAATTATAAG TTGGTCAACGACCTATGAAGACTTGCTCTCTACAACTGAGCCTTTCTCCGAGCCAATTCCTTTAACT GAAATGGTAGATTTTTTAGTTGATATCTGGCACGATGAGGGGCTTTTCGACTAA
- the LOC104219907 gene encoding U11/U12 small nuclear ribonucleoprotein 31 kDa protein-like translates to MSRKKKHSDEEEDDTFYYRYSSAPSPAPSSSATSKTSSTSRGSGSGSGGLAPSKSTVYVSNLDYTLTNSDLHTIFSTFGKVAKVTVVKDRVTRKSRGVAFILFVSREDATKAVKGIDKKVLNGRTLTASIASDNGRAAEFIRKKIYKDKSRCYECGEEGHLSYECHKNVFGPRERPEPSKKGRRGGGGGGGKWGGGGGELEEDGEGDDEGGEGFDDENWASVVDRGAGERLLKGDDNEEFKKEKRREKKRKGYFSDESDEDD, encoded by the coding sequence ATGTCAAGGAAGAAAAAGCACAGcgacgaagaagaagacgacactTTCTACTACCGCTACTCCTCCGCACCTTCACCGGCGCCGTCGTCCTCCGCCACATCCAAAACCTCTTCCACTTCGCGCGGCAGCGGCAGCGGCAGCGGCGGACTAGCTCCATCAAAATCAACAGTGTACGTGAGTAATCTCGATTATACCCTCACAAACTCCGACCTCCACACAATCTTCTCCACTTTCGGCAAGGTCGCTAAAGTAACCGTCGTTAAAGACCGGGTGACACGTAAGAGCCGCGGAGTAGCGTTCATCCTCTTCGTTTCAAGAGAAGACGCAACTAAAGCCGTGAAAGGAATTGACAAAAAGGTCCTTAATGGCCGAACCCTAACGGCGTCAATCGCCTCGGATAACGGCCGTGCAGCGGAGTTTATAAGGAAGAAGATTTATAAGGATAAGAGTaggtgttatgagtgtggagaagAAGGGCATTTATCGTATGAGTGTCATAAGAATGTGTTTGGACCTAGGGAAAGGCCCGAGCCGTCAAAGAAAGGGCGGagaggtggtggtggtggtggaggGAAGTGGGGTGGTGGGGGTGGGGAGTTGGAGGAGGATGGGGAGGGGGATGATGAAGGGGGAGAGGGTTTTGATGATGAGAATTGGGCTTCAGTAGTGGATAGAGGAGCAGGAGAGAGGTTATTGAAGGGAGATGATAATGAGGAATTTAAGAAGGAGAAAAGGAGGGAGAAAAAGAGGAAGGGTTATTTTAGTGATGAAAGTGATGAAGATGATTGA